A region from the Dendropsophus ebraccatus isolate aDenEbr1 chromosome 1, aDenEbr1.pat, whole genome shotgun sequence genome encodes:
- the PTGER1 gene encoding prostaglandin E2 receptor EP1 subtype encodes MYPPLHPNSSLSTVFSPFPPTSSFYSTPPSSRPPTSTPLLPSLSMAIGALSNALGLWILARAYSHSRRLRRSRAQFLLLASGLLLTDLAGHLITGSFVLWLYSNGALPMAGCQFLGGCMVFFGLSPLLLGLLMACERCIGLTRPLWHSTVVTQAKAWIGLGLAWTVALLVSTLPLLGYGTYGLQPSGTWCFLQEPPGFCLLFSCLGLGSLGAALICNLVVGVTLLRARLLRAMGEDRRRRRRGARSHDLEMMVQLLAITIVSCVCWSPLLVSVVMLQAGAPLPRPNWLLFTVRLASCNQILDPWVYILLRRSVLNRLCSIFVRLSRVRGGKPIRWDPRDFQSSEHSEISRL; translated from the exons ATGTATCCACCATTACACCCCAACTCCTCCCTTTCCACTGTGTTCTCCCCATTCCCCCCAACCTCTTCCTTCTATTCTACTCCACCATCATCTCGTCCTCCTACATCTACCCCACTTCTTCCATCGCTCTCAATGGCTATAGGGGCATTATCAAATGCCCTGGGCCTCTGGATCCTGGCCCGAGCCTACTCCCACTCCCGAAGACTACGACGTTCGAGGGCACAATTTCTCCTCTTGGCTTCGGGGCTCCTTTTGACGGACTTAGCTGGACATCTTATAACTGGATCCTTTGTCCTGTGGCTCTATTCTAATGGAGCACTACCGATGGCTGGATGTCAATTTCTTGGTGGTTGCATGGTCTTTTTTGGACTTTCGCCACTGCTGCTTGGACTTCTTATGGCATGTGAACGTTGCATTGGCCTTACAAGACCGCTTTGGCATTCAACTGTTGTTACCCAGGCTAAGGCTTGGATTGGCCTTGGTTTAGCTTGGACTGTAGCTCTTCTGGTATCTACTCTGCCGCTGCTTGGTTATGGTACATATGGACTGCAACCTTCAGGAACCTGGTGTTTTCTACAGGAGCCTCCAGGATTTTGCCTACTGTTCTCATGTCTTGGTCTTGGATCACTGGGGGCCGCATTGATATGCAACTTGGTCGTTGGGGTTACCTTGCTTCGAGCTCGACTATTAAGAGCTATGGGGGAGGATCGCAGGAGGAGGCGCCGAGGTGCCCGTTCCCATGACCTGGAAATGATGGTGCAATTGTTGGCAATTACCATTGTTTCTTGTGTTTGCTGGAGCCCACTACTG GTCTCTGTGGTGATGCTACAGGCCGGTGCACCGCTCCCTCGCCCCAATTGGCTGCTGTTCACGGTACGCTTAGCGTCATGTAACCAGATCTTGGATCCTTGGGTTTACATCCTCCTAAGACGTTCTGTACTGAACCGACTCTGCAGCATCTTCGTGAGGTTGTCACGCGTGCGAGGTGGGAAACCCATTCGATGGGATCCAAGGGACTTTCAAAGCTCGGAACACAGTGAAATCAGCCGCCTATAG